A DNA window from Xanthomonas campestris pv. campestris str. ATCC 33913 contains the following coding sequences:
- the pncB gene encoding nicotinate phosphoribosyltransferase encodes MIIHSLLDTDLYKFTMMQAVLHQHPAAQVDYRFKCRTPGVDLAQFIDEISREIDALCRLRLREDEVDYLRSLRFIKPDFADFLALFHLDRKYLALAASAAHPGEIELTIRGPWLHTILFEVPLLAIINEVWFRNTSEPDFEEGRSRLREKVRSLRSMPAGCKIADYGTRRRYSRQWHGELLPLLRDGLGEQFVGTSNVFFAKQYGLTPLGTMAHEYLQAFQALGPRLRDSQVAALDSWAREYRGDLGIALSDVVGLDAFLRDFDLYFCKLFDGMRHDSGDPFDWGERVIAHLEAHRVDPRTKVLVFSDGLNIDKVMRLYEHFSPRCRLAFGVGTSLTNDLGPTPLQIVIKMVRCNGQPVAKLSDSPGKSMCEDLGYLRYLRDVFGLPPMPEAGDPARQ; translated from the coding sequence ATGATCATTCATTCGCTGCTCGACACCGATCTGTACAAGTTCACCATGATGCAGGCGGTGCTGCATCAGCACCCGGCCGCGCAGGTGGACTACCGCTTCAAGTGCCGCACACCCGGCGTGGATCTGGCGCAGTTCATCGACGAGATCTCGCGTGAGATCGACGCGCTGTGCCGGCTGCGCCTGCGCGAGGACGAGGTGGACTACCTGCGCAGCCTGCGCTTCATCAAGCCGGACTTCGCCGACTTTCTCGCGTTGTTCCACCTGGACCGCAAATACCTGGCCCTGGCCGCCTCGGCCGCCCACCCGGGCGAGATCGAGCTGACCATCCGCGGGCCCTGGTTGCACACCATCCTGTTCGAAGTGCCGCTGCTGGCGATCATCAACGAGGTGTGGTTCCGCAACACCTCCGAGCCGGATTTTGAAGAAGGCCGCAGCCGCCTGCGCGAGAAGGTACGCAGCCTGCGCAGCATGCCGGCCGGTTGCAAGATCGCCGATTACGGCACGCGCCGCCGCTATTCGCGGCAATGGCATGGCGAACTGCTACCGCTGCTGCGCGATGGTTTGGGCGAGCAATTCGTCGGTACCAGTAATGTGTTTTTCGCCAAGCAATACGGGCTGACCCCACTGGGCACCATGGCGCACGAATACCTGCAGGCATTCCAGGCGCTGGGCCCGCGGCTGCGGGATTCGCAGGTCGCGGCGTTGGACTCGTGGGCGCGCGAATACCGCGGCGACCTCGGCATTGCGCTGTCGGATGTGGTGGGCCTGGACGCGTTCCTGCGCGACTTCGATCTGTATTTCTGCAAGCTGTTCGACGGCATGCGCCACGATTCCGGCGACCCGTTCGACTGGGGCGAGCGGGTGATCGCGCATCTGGAAGCGCACCGCGTGGATCCGCGCACCAAGGTGCTGGTCTTCAGCGACGGGCTGAACATCGACAAGGTGATGCGGCTGTACGAACACTTCAGCCCGCGCTGCCGGCTGGCGTTCGGCGTGGGCACCAGCCTGACCAACGACCTGGGCCCGACGCCCTTGCAGATCGTCATCAAGATGGTCCGCTGCAATGGGCAGCCGGTGGCCAAGCTCAGCGATTCGCCGGGCAAGAGCATGTGCGAAGACCTGGGCTACCTGCGCTACCTGCGCGATGTGTTCGGCCTGCCGCCGATGCCGGAAGCGGGTGACCCAGCGCGTCAGTGA